The Littorina saxatilis isolate snail1 linkage group LG1, US_GU_Lsax_2.0, whole genome shotgun sequence nucleotide sequence accgtatactcgtagcatcgtcagtccaccgctcacggcataggcagtgaaattgacaagaagagcggggtagtagttgcgctaagaaggatagcacgcttttctgtacctctcttcgttttaactttctgagcgtgtttttaatccaaacatatcatatctatatgtttttggaatcaggaaccgacaaggaataagatgaaagtgtttttaaattgatttcgaaaatttaattttgataataatttttatatatttaattttcagagcttgtttttgatccaaatataacatatttatatgtttttggaatcagcaaatgatggagaataagacgaacgtaaatttggatagttttataaaaaaattattattttttacaattttcagatttttaatgaccaaagtcattaattaaattttaagccaccaagctgaaatgcaataccgaagtccgggcttcgtcgaacattacttgaccaaaatttcaaccaatttggttaaaaaatgagggcgtgacagtgccgcctcaactttcacgaaaagccggatatgacgtcatcaaagacatttatcaaaaaaatgaaaaaaacgtatggggatatcatacccaggaactctcatgtcaaatttcataaagatcggtccagtagtttggtctgaatcgctctacacgcacgcacgcacacacacacacacacacacacacacacacatacaccacgaccctcgtctcgattcccccctctatgttaaaacatttagtaataacttgactaaatgtaaaaagcatgcAACACAAGATTCATGATTTACACAAAAATGTTCACAGCTATAGCTGGCTGCCTGGTTTGGTCAGCAAAACCAGTCCAACAGGTAAATACCTAAAAAATACTTTATTGCCATAGGCATAGGGCTTAAAACTATAAAAACTACATACAAGAGTAATCTAACTTGTTTCCCTGACTATTACAACAACACTGagtgagtaagtgtgtgtgtgtgtgtgtgtgtgtgtgtgtgtgtgtgtgtgtgtgtgtgtgtgtgccgtgtgtgtgtgtgtgtgtgttaaacaagCAAACCATTAGTCTACAATAATAACATTACATTTAACATACACAATAATTACAAAAGACAAATAATCACTCTGTCACAGGAGGACAGGATGGAAGGAATAAAATTCAATTTTAAAGATCAGTGGTCCATAATACCATGGGAGGTAACTTAAACTTTCTCTGGTAAGATTTGTTACATCCCTTAGATGATTAAAATAGGGGTCAAGGTCGAAGTGAAAACGAGACAAGCTTGTTTTGGTTGGGAAATAAAGTACCATTCGCTGCACTGTCTTTTTCCTCAAATAAAGAGAATTCTTTTGATCGAGATCACGACAGCTAAGCGAAGGTAAGCTGACTACCGTTTTAACGCTGTTGTTAACAAATGTATCTTTATTAATTTCCGGTGTAAACCTCAGAATGCCAAAGAAACAATGACATATTTGTGATTTGATGGGATTGGGGTCGCGTTGCTCGAATGAcgaatcttgtgaaataatccACAACTTGCACAAGGTTGGGACATTTCTGTTGTTTACTGTCCACAGTTTTAATACGAACTTATATTTAGATTGTGACCCCTTGTAAAGCTGTCATGGATTCAATTTTGCTGCCGAAGAAAGTGCTAGTAATCCTGGCGTGCAACatccgttttcttcttcttcttcttcttcttcccgtgGGGGACCGGATCCAATTTCTTGGATGTTGAAGGTCCCGCATTCTTTCGCACGCAGTCCCTCTCGTTTGAATGATGCGATATTTGAAGTCTTACACGTAAAATAAAatcatttgtcatcattttcacgagttttcattcacaaacacctgggaaataaatctcatgtttcccatgcaataactcgaggtggtgaatgggtttgagctttcaggtgaaacgtggattgtcaaagtaaaagccaatcaggctgattgtttgatgtgtggaaccatcgcggctttggattttcgtttccgaggacaacgattgtaagtattcactctcaaagacccaatcaatgttgataattaccgcggcgactcatggtcaatttgcaacttatctctgtaatcgcaaaatccacaacgaaaagtcataaacacttaaaagtaaagaaatatgctcaacacttactgaaatcacaggtatgatcgcagctctgtacattttcagactggaagaaaagcgtcaacaagctacgtgtgacgtcacatacaagtttgatgtgttatctcgtgctactgtgacgatgctttgtggcccggagttggattctaaaaattcgtctccctgtgggtttttgtgcattttgttgcacaaccaaaatgatgacaaaaacgatgtttggtggcttgttgtcagaccagcattttgttgttggtcctcggggagcatatcgccttttgtctcatatttatcaaccgcggccttcggccttggtcgataaagatgaaacaaaagacgatacggtccccttggaccaacaaaaaagctggtctgtcaacaagccaccaaacatcttataatggaCGTGATGTGCAAATCTTCAAACAAAGACATATATACCGTGATAATCAATTACACTTACAGAGTggctctttcagtctttgtcgGCTGAGGAGCCACAACAACTGAAGGTTGTTAAACTTAaagtaccacacacacaaaatgcattgtcattttattccaagtcacttACTGATTGAGCACATTAGCAAACCAACCAGTGTGTGAAATCACTTAGTGACAGTGTGACAGGGTGAGCAATCACCAATTATAGAGTAAAGCTGTTGTCATTGTCCAGTCTAGTGTTTGTAGTTCATCTTTCTGATCGATTTGTGTTTTGCGTCATTTCATTATTCTTTAAACTAAAAGGACTGGTGTGCACCAGCCGTGTCCAGCTGCAAACAGTCTCCCTTTGAGTGAAGCAATTTTCTTAATCCCTTTGAACTTGAAGTGGACAGGCCACCTGTGTCTGAGGCAGGCAACCCTGTCTGCAGGGGTAATATGCAATCTGACAGCCGACTGCCTTTGACAAACAGACCACTCAAAAATGTTAGGACAGATGCCAGAGCTTTTGAACCGGCCCCCCCAAATCTCAACTGGAACATAAAATCTTTGATGAGATTATTATGCATCATGGCTCTAAACTCCCTTTAGTTTAGACAGGCAAGGAAACATGGACGGGTAGTGTTCTTTGGGGGCTGTTTTCTTTGTTGAGGAAACTTGGAGATACATGACATTTTGTGTCATCGCCGTGTAAGATTACATTTACAGTATGCATATATATGTCATTGTAAATATTATGAGACATTGCCAGGAGCTTGGATTTTTAGCAATTTTACAGCTCATTTTACATTTTTCTGTTGCTGTGCAGATGAGCAAAGAGTGGGTCGGATGTGTGGTGTCTGTTCACTGTGGGAGCTCGCTGGGTCACTTCCAGGGGCAGGTGATAAACATCAACGAACATGAGCAGACAGTCACACTTAATAAACCATACCAAAATGGTAAAAAGTGTCAGGTGGATAAAGTCATTATTCAGTAAGTGGTGAAAAGTGTGTGTTGTGAGCTAATTAGCATGATTGTGTGCATGAATTTTCTCAAATGTATGGGCTAAAAAACATTGAATTTAAAATCATAAAGCTACGGTATGTGATGTTATAAAATAGGATAATTAGCTAAACCAAGTGATTAGTTAGTAGTTTGAATCGTACTGATTAGCTAATGTATCAAGATACCACCTTACCAGTAAAATTTAGCTTTGTCTTGTGAAGaagtttattattaaatacGTATTGTGTTTTGACTATGATTTGAATACTTTTCAGTGTACTGGAACTAATGGAAGAAGCTGTCTGTTAAGGTTATGCCTTTTTGCATTGCTATCACTCAGTCAGCCCGATGATGAATTCAATATGTCTTTTCACTCTCTTCATTCGTTCAGGGCACAGGACATTGCGGATCTTCAGATCATCCGGAGTCGCGAAGAGGCTGATGACATTGTCAATCTTCAGACAGTTCCCATGGTTCTCTCCGAAGAAACCAAGAAGGCTGTGTTACCCAAATGTCCGTCACCAGTGAAGATTGTGCATGCAGCCTCCATACCAACGGTGGTGGTGGGAAATGGAAATAATGTTGGCGTTGGTAAGCACTTCACTGGTAACTTCACCAGTCGCGTTAGCCCTGCGAAGTTCCGCGCGGACAATGGCAGCGGCAGAAACAGCAAGCAGGGACGGAGTTCCCCGCCGGGGGAAcgcaacaacacacaatcaccaGAGAAAGAGTTTAGGTCACGCAAAAATTCAGGTGCCTTATCATTTATTTTGTTCTGCTTTATTCACAATTGAAGATCTGTCATCTTCTGTTTCGAAACCTTTAGTGGAAGGATGAGAGTTGAGATGTTTGACTCATTTGTTTGTAATGCTGCAGTTGTTGTTGACCCTTTGAATTCCCGCCTAGTTGGTGGTAATTTGTTATGTAAGTGATAGGACTGATGATATCGGAACACATTGATTAGTCTTCGCCCCTGAGTGTTcctagagatacagatttgaaattgagccgagagctacagaGTTTGTTTTGGGTGTTGAATAGAGGACAACACGCACGAGGAAGGTCTTACTCTTAaaattagtgtttgagcgttctatttttcaaatccaaatgctgtgtttggtagtctttTCAGACGTTGATATTCTCCAAcggacagtgtgtttgtttatgtaattaatgcaaagcatttTAGCCCTGTGTTGCATGGAATGTGCATGTGTTTGCTAGAGTataggtttgacttcctcaatccaacggttTTAAGCTGCTTTGACGATTAGGGTATctatgaaaactaaataaagtatgaCGACGAATGGAAGTCTGGACTCCTGAcacaggagagctgggcgaaGCAAACCGCTTGCTAATTAAAATTCATTGgattatttggcatagttttgGAGCAATTTTGAGCAAACCATAGCAGGTGTTTCTAAAATATACACTGACAGTACAGCAAATGTCCCTTTGACattttaaggtccaaatcgtcagagaactttccaaaatggcccCTTATGTATAACTTTAACTCCTCACAGCAAATTATTGATTGCTAACAGTGTTTTCATGCAAATTAATTTTTCCATCATatgtctgtttttttgttttgcactgCTTTCATGCTGTTTAAGTTAATCGGCATAACTTGCAGACAGCAGCAAAAGAGGTGAGGTTCGACCAAGAAAGGTGACAACGCCAAAGAAGATTGAGGGGCGACGGAACAACAACCAGTGCCATGCGGCTTTCAGTCTCCCCACCGAATGCATCAAAGGGGAGGGGGAGTTTGACTTTGAGAAATCCAACCTCATGTTCGACAAGCAGGCCGAGTTTGAGAAGATTGAGAACGGCTTCAATGACGAGCGACCGATGGAGAAAAAGCCCAGCAAGTACCGTCACGATGAAAACGTTCTGCCCTCGCAACCAACTGACATGCGACAGATCCGAGTGCCAGGGGGATGCAGTGTGGAGTATAACACAGGTCGGTCTCAGGTTGgggcacagtggaaccccccttttaagacctccacaaactgagaaaatcaggtcttaaaaaggggggagtcttaaaatggggttacatttacagaggttatgaacagacaatctgagaaaacagggtcttaaaagggagggagtcctattttttattttttttaattttttttttttaatctcttcTTTTACCTTCTCTTCTTTTCCACTCTCATCTCaagggggagggagtcttaaaaggggtgttcctCTGGACTGGGAAGGAGGGTGAAGACGGGGATAGTGAATTGCTTGGTTCGAGGTTTGAAAAAATGGGACTGTCTTTGTTTTTCTGGCTTGTCTATCGTGAAACTTACCGTAATTGGCTAAATGTTGTTTGAACTTTTAACAGAATTTACAATTTATTGTAGACAAGTGCATTCAGCAGTATTATGTGATCACAGAGTTACTTTTGGTTGTTtgcttgtggttttttttcttcacttAACTGTCATCTTAATTAGCACCGTGTAGgatgtttgctttgtttggaTGATTTTTCTTCACTAAACTGTCATCTTTAAAACTGTAATAGCACAGCGAAGGTGGGGTGTTTCTGAAAGATCAGTTAATTTGTGGAAATAATAGAGATGATATTGCTCATGTCGTACGAGAGTGACCAAGTCTTTTTTGTTTTCAGACACAGGGTTGGTGGTTCCTAGCATTAGTCAAGACCTTCGCAGTCGAGTGATGGAATCAGCGGAGCAGTTTGGGTTCACCACTGAGCGACTGATTGAGCAGTTTGGGCGCTCAGCAGCGGAGATGGCCATGCAGCTCTTGGGAGGAAACTGCAGGTAAGCCTTTCTGTCAGTCTAGCAGTTGAAAGCGGTGCGAGGAATAAGTGAGAtgtgtatgcacacacacaaaaacagctgCTGTCGCCTCGGGTCTCGAAGACCACCAAAGTGTTTGTGAATGGCAATCTTAAAACAATCAGCGTTGacaaagaataataataataattgtcagtaagtactggtgtcacatgactgatgtgaaccagttgattggctaatggcgatgcgctaaaactgttagcgcactcttggagtgcgctaacttttccacagagcgtattcttccgccctttgcctaagcgagactgtgctctcatcctcagaattaattaatgacatgtagcttatattctccacaaaaccaaatgaccataaattccctgcttctcaattaaagcagaagtggttttttttctgacagattgcatgtgcctgtgccacagtgccactgatctaaaaatagaagccgctgtgttccatctcattttcgccgacttgcatagattcttctcatatgccgtacgtgttagtggcatgtagcttatcatccacattaccaaatgatgagttagtatacaattcccagcggctaacagaaaacacagcatttggaagactgactcgatcgactctgtcatacgtagcagactacactgaaatacgactgcatcagttcagtaaatgaatggtttccgaattattatttcaaggcaacaacaatcggaatcgaaaacgtgtagggttcagaatgttcttaccatatataagacttattaccagcctgcctcatgcgtgcagactgcagtggttcgattgccctagcctagcagacgacataaaccccgctcagcaagttaacatgttgggcaaatgtgaacaaaaaaccgctggggatataatacgtgtagggttcagagcattcttaccgttcatatttagtatcagactccctgatgagtgaagatacaacacgagaaatatgccacatttattttgaaaatgtgctaaccgtcgagtccttcggggggtagtcaattcaaggggagtcgcTCCGCACAGCCAATCCGTctaagctcgactggaggttttgaatcgcaaataacgaagagcaca carries:
- the LOC138973738 gene encoding enhancer of mRNA-decapping protein 3-like, producing MSKEWVGCVVSVHCGSSLGHFQGQVININEHEQTVTLNKPYQNGKKCQVDKVIIQAQDIADLQIIRSREEADDIVNLQTVPMVLSEETKKAVLPKCPSPVKIVHAASIPTVVVGNGNNVGVGKHFTGNFTSRVSPAKFRADNGSGRNSKQGRSSPPGERNNTQSPEKEFRSRKNSDSSKRGEVRPRKVTTPKKIEGRRNNNQCHAAFSLPTECIKGEGEFDFEKSNLMFDKQAEFEKIENGFNDERPMEKKPSKYRHDENVLPSQPTDMRQIRVPGGCSVEYNTDTGLVVPSISQDLRSRVMESAEQFGFTTERLIEQFGRSAAEMAMQLLGGNCRWVPTNDHQRPTVVVLCGPHLQGALGVNCARHLANHGAKVVVFSPSFMRMNPALEIELKLLELTTATRTTATKDLPKGAVDLVVNALDNHEHIHLRGQSWFQGAVVWAQGQRARCLALDPPQQGAAMNATWSLGLVLPLALPASCGQQYLCDVGFPSGIFSRQGIEYSSPFSHKFFVVLDPTAAA